GCCTGGCGGCACATTCCCGCCCAGCACGACCGCGATATCCGTCTCGTCTTTAGCGATTTTCACCAGATTTTCCGGCGATTCCGACGTGCTGAAAATCACGCTGTAGTCGCTCAGTTTGTCGATCATAAAGTTAATGATTTTTTTGTTGGTATCGACAGAGAACGTGCTGTTGAGGGCAATGCGAATGGGCGTCGTGGTGCTTTTCTTGAGCTGTTCGGCTTTCAGGCGCAGATGTTCGGAGGTTTTGACGACGTTCATAATATAGGGCAGTAAATGCGTGCCCTCGGGGGTTAGTACCACGCCTTTATTATTGCGGTTAAATATTTTAAATCCGAAATATTCTTCCGCTTTGTTGAGTTGCGCCGCCAGCGCCTGAATGGTGAGGTTAGCCTCTTCCGCGGCGCAGGTTAACGAACCCATCTGCGCGGTTTTCAGCAGATTCCTCAAAACCTTAATATCCATATGCCACCCCATGACGTGCCGGTCTTTCCTTTATATCAACCGCCATAAGAATTATCAATTGATATGCGGCTATTGCGCTGGTCGAAAACTCGGATGTTAACCGTTTTTGAGGTCAGATAATCCTTAAGATGTCCTGCTTAAAACGATTATTAAGGTGACTGAAAAAGAATTGAATATAAATAACTTAATTAGCTGGTAGTTTAACACAAAACCAAACCTACCCACTCTGGATGAATATAGAATATATGTTACAGCTCAATAAAAGCATCGGCGATGACCTGAGAAAAAATAAAGCGGTAAATGTTCTGGGTTCAGATTTTTCACTGACCGGAGGATTTAGCGATTTCGTTAAATTCACGCAAAGCTGGGAAACCATGGGCGTGGATAAATTTTATGGGCAGGCCGACCGCGGCACGCGCTATCGCCGTTACAGCGATTTTGATTATAACCCGGTAAACAAAACATTAACGCCGCTCGGTCATCGCGCTTATGAACAATCGGTCGAGCACAATAAATATGTCGGCGGTATTGAGCGTCACTTTGACGATATCACCACTGACGTACTGCATTCGCCGGTATTACGCTCGCTGGTGGAGCTGGATTTCAATGTGTACAAAGAAGTGCTGCCGCCGGAACTGCATAATGAAGTCTGGCAGTGCCAGATCCATCAAATCCGCATTGAAATTAAGCCGGGCTGCGAGCTGGAAATTACGCCGGAAGGGATTCACTGCGATGGCTATCCGTTCAGCGGCGTCCATTTCTGGGGCCGTCACAACGTCGAAGGCGCCATGAGCCAGGTGTTCCAGAAAGACGGCACGCTGGTGGATTCCGGCACTTATCGCAATATTCTGGATACCACCTTCTTCCTTGACCGTGAAATGCTGCACTACGTCACCACCGCGTTTAACCCGACAGAAGACGCGATGGGCTTTCGTCAGATTATCGCCGTTTCGTTTTCAAGACCGGGGACGGAATATGATATCATCAAATAAACTCCAGCTGGTCTCCTCCGAAGCGGATAAAAACGCAGCGCCGGATGGGTTAGTGATTTCTAAAGCGACACTCAATGATGCCTGCGATATCGTCAGCTTTTTAAAATTCTTTAAAGAGGTGGCGTTTTGTGAATGGCAGGATGAAGAGCATATTCGCAAAATCGTCGCGGCGGAGAATGCCCGCTGTTATTTAGCCAAAGATCAAAATGGCGTCCTGGTGGGCGCTATTATTGGCGGCATGCTCGGCACGCGCGCCACGCTAAATCATATCGCAATTTCACCCATTTTCCGGAATAACAAAATTGGTACCGTCCTGACGAAAACTATTCTGAATGATTTTTATCTTAGCGGTATTAAACGTGTGTTTCTGTTTATTGAAGATAAAAATAAGGTCGCGTTTAATTTCTGGCGCGCCCAGGGATTTCAGCCGACCACCGGAGAAACGACGTGCGAACTGGATCTTTAAAAAACCTGAATTACGCCGAGCGTGGCGATGTTAAAGAGAGCCTGCTGAACGCCTCGCCGATCATGGCCGGGTATTTTGTCGTCGCGTTCGTTTTCGGCGTGATGTGTCTGAATGCCGGGCTGCCGGTCTGGTTCCCGGCGGCGATGTGTCTGTTTGTCTATGCAGGGACAGCGCAGTTCGCCGCGCTGGCGCTGTTGACCTCTGGCGCCTCGCTGCTGCCCATCGTACTCTCGACGCTGCTTATCAATTCCCGACATATTTTAATGTCGATGTATATGTCGAAGAAACTCGGCCCGGTCGGCTTGTCCGGGCTGAAAAAGTCGCTCTACGCCTTCGGGCTTACCGATGAATCCTTCGCGATGCACAGCCAGCGTCTGGAGAGCCGCATCGCCACCACGGCGAGTTATCTGCTCAGCTTTAACGCCTTCTGCCATCTGTCATGGATTGCCGGCGGGTTCGCGGGCGCGGTGGCCTCGGAGTATCTGGCGAAATTCATCAGCTTTAAGCTCGATTACGCGCTCACGGCCATGATGCTGTTTGTGCTGGTCGCTATCTGTAATACCACCGGTAAGCGCATCGTCGCGCTGGTCTCAATTGCGACCACGATCGGTATGAATTTCATCCATATTTCACCGCTCAACGTCTTCGTGGCGACAGCGGTCGGTTGCGGAGTCGGCGTATGTCTCAAGAAATCTTCCTCCTGATTGTTATTTTCTCAATGATGGCGGTTACGTTCGCTATCCGGCTGATCCCGCTGCATCTGAGCCCGGAGCGCACGCCGCGCTTTATAAATGCGGTGATTGAGTATATTCCGGCCGCGGTTATTTCCAGCATTACCATCCCGGCGCTGTGCTTTCCGCAAAATGCGGGGTTCAGTTTATATAACGCCAGCGTTCTGGCGGCGCTTCCCGTGGTATTAACCGCCTGGTTTACAAAGAACTTAATTGTCAGCGTGGTGGTGGGCGTCATCTGTCAGGTGCTCGCCAGCCATTTTATTTTTGGATAATTCACCGCTTCGGCGTACGGATAAAGGATCGACGCTATTAATGAAACGTATCGCCTGCGTGGCCTGCCTTGATCCGAAATTTTCTGTGCATGCGCATACCTTTTTACGCGCTGTGGTGCTCGCCAGGCACGGCCAGCTGGTCAAGGGCGCACAGCTCAGGCTGTTTGATGACGGCGGCAGCCGGGAGGGGGCGCTACGCGCGGCGCGGGAGATAGCCGCCTGGGGCGCAGACGCGGTGGTCGGACATTATGTCTCTTCCGCCGCTGACGCCGCCGCGCCTGAATACGCAAAACGTGGCGTGCCGTTGTTTCTGCCTGCCGCGACCGCCAGCCATCTTACGCGCAACGAGACGACCTGGCGGCTGTGCGATAACGACGCTGACTACGTCGCCTGGCTGAAAGGGCAGATAACCCAGGCGCAGTGGCAGGTCGCCACACCCGAACATGACGGCTCGCTGCATGGCATCAGCGTATCGGAACAGTTGGCCGCAGCGCTGCCGCTTACCCCCTATGGCGCGACGCGGATATTTTCAGGCCGCTACGCCGCGTCGGTTCGTTACGCCATTCGCTGGTCGCATGTTGAACTGCCGGGGCGGCTTATCCTGACTGACGACGCAGGATCGCCCGCGCTGGTGCCGGATTTGCTGGCGCACGGTATCGATCCGGATCGGCACGAGATCCTTATCGCGGGTATCAGTCCGCACCCTGCGGGCGAGATCGCCCATTTTGTACGCCAGACCTGGCAGCGACGCTGGGGCGGCGAGCCGGGCGCGTACCTGTGGGAAACGCTGGCGGCGATTCAGACGGCGGCAGCCTTTCCACACATGCCCGCCCGCACCGTATTAGGGCCGCTGCGCTTTGATGCCCGGCGCGAGAGTCGTCCTGAAAGTTTTCGACTCTGGCAGGTCACGCGCCAGGGCTTTATCGCTTATCAGCCCATGCCGGAGACGATATGACGTCGCGCCGGGTTTCAGCAGGTGCTGGACTTTACTTATCTGACGACACGAGGAATTTATGACAAACCTTGAGCAACTGGCCTATTACCAGAAAAAACTCTCTTTTGAAGCGGATTCATGGGATCTCTATCTCGCGCTTAACGCCGGGGAAAATATTGTCGTCGTGGATGGTCGTAGCGAAGAGGCGTACCAGCGCGAGCATATTCCGGGCGCGATTAACCTGCCGCATAAAGCGCTGTGTTTTAACAACACCGCGGAACTGGATAAATCCAAAGTCTATATCTGCTATTGCGACGGTATCGGCTGCAACGGCTCTACAAAAACGGCCATGAAACTGCTGACGCTGGGGTTTCAGGTGAAAGAGCTTATCGGCGGGCTGGACTGGTGGAAACGCGACGGCTACGCCACCGAAGGCCATCAGGGCCGCGACGGTACGCCGGTCAGCTGCGGCTGCTAATATAAAAAGCGTGGTGCTGCGGTGAGAAGAAGCGCCACGGAAAAATTCACGGAGAACGGCTGACAATGCCGTTCTTTTAGTGGGCGCATAACCATCTCCTGGATGCGCTTCAAAATAGTAGTCGTCCGTGATCCGCGGCGCGTTTTCAATATCCTTATCCGTCAGCGCATGATAGTTGAAAAAATCGCTTTCTGTATAAACCACCATTTCATCAACATTAGCGGCGACGAACCAGACAAAGAGTCCACCCAGAACCATTACGGTGATAACCAGCAGAACGCACCATTTCAGAGCTCTTAATCCCATCGTCATTTATGTGTCCCTGTAAATGAAAGCGATGTACCTGTATGGGTTATGACGTTAACGACACCCGATGTAAAAGTGCACCCTTGATGCTAAAAAACCCGCATTAACAAGCTGTTAATGCGGGTTAGTGGATGCTTACTAATCAGGCGAAGCGGGCGTTATTTACCAATACAGAAGCTGGAGAAAATACGGCCGAGCAGGTCGTCGGAGGTGAATTCACCGGTTATCTCGCTTAGCGCCTGCTGCGCCAGACGCAGCTCTTCGGCCAGCAGTTCGCCAGCCCAGGCGCCCAGCAGCTGCGCTTTGCCCTGTTGTAAATGGTTAGCCGCGTCTTCCAGCGCCTGAAGATGACGACGGCGGGCCAGAAAGCCGCCTTCCATGCTGGTATCAAACCCCATGCTTTGCTTCAGGTGGTTGCGCAGCACGTCCACGCCCTCATTCGTGCGCGCCGAAAGGCGGATAAGTGAGTGACCATTCACTTCGCTTAAGCCGGGCTGTTCGCCGGTCACGTCCGCTTTGTTGCGCACCACGGTAATTGGCAGTTTCGCGGGCAGACGGGCAATAAAATCGGGCCAGATTTGCGCGGGGTCGGTGGCGTCGGTCGTCGTGCCGTCAACCATAAACAGCACGCGGTCGGCCTGTTCGATTTCCTGCCAGGCGCGCTCAATGCCGATGCGCTCCACTTCGTCGCTCGCCTCGCGCAGACCGGCGGTATCGATGATGTGCAGCGGCATGCCGTCGATGTGAATATGCTCGCGCAGCACGTCGCGGGTCGTGCCCGCGATATCCGTCACAATCGCCGCCTCGCGGCCCGCCAGCGCATTCAGCAGGCTCGATTTGCCCGCGTTCGGGCGGCCGGCAATCACCACTTTCATCCCTTCGCGCAGCAGGCTGCCCTGACGCGCTTCGGCGCGTACCGCATCGAGATCGCCGATGACCTCGTTAAGCTGCGCTTCGATTTTGCCGTCGGAGAGAAAGTCGATCTCTTCATCCGGGAAATCGATAGCGGCTTCGACAAAAATACGCAGGTGCGTCAGCGCTTCAACAAGATGATTCACGCGCGCGGAGAATGCGCCCTGTAGCGAGTTCAGCGCCGAGCGCGCCGCCTGTTCAGAGCTGGCGTCAATCAGATCGGCGATGGCTTCCGCCTGCGCGAGATCGAGCTTATCGTTGAGAAACGCCCGCTCGGAGAATTCGCCAGGCCTTGCGATACGCACGCCGGGCAGGGTGAGGATGCGCTTTAACAGCAGATCCAGAATCACCGGGCCGCCGTGGCCCTGCAGCTCCAGCACATCTTCGCCGGTAAAGGAGTTCGGGCCAGGGAACCACAACGCGATGCCCTGATCGAGCGCGGTGCCGTCCGCGTCTTTAAATGGCAGATAGTCGGCATAGCGCGCTTTCGGTAGTTTGCCCAGCACGGCCTGCGCCACGTCCCGCGCCTGCTGGCCTGAGACGCGAAGAATGCCCACGCCGCCGCGTCCAGGAGGCGTCGCCTGGGCGACAATAGTGTCGTTATGGCTCATGGTCTTTCTGTCACTCTGTCTGGCGGGGCATTTCACTTACCCCACGTAAAGAAAAAGGCGGTCATCTGACCGCCTTCCATTTTAGCGTTGCCCTGAAGAATCAGGCTTTTTTCTTCTTCTCGCGGCTGTGCAGACCGCGTTTTTCCAGACCGCGGTAGATCAGCTGCTGCTGAAGGATGGTCACCAGGTTGCTGACGATATAGTACAGCACCAGACCGGACGGGAACCACAGGAAGAAGACCGTAAAGATGACCGGCATAAAGGTCATGATCTTCTGCTGCATCGGGTCGGTCACGGTGGTCGGCGACATCTTCTGGATGAAGAACATGGTCGCGCCCATCAGGATCGGCAGAATGTAGTACGGGTCCTGCGCGGAAAGGTCGTGGATCCACAGCGCGAACGGCGCGTGACGCAGTTCCACCGAGCCCATCAGCATGTAATACAGCGCAAGGAAGATTGGCATCTGGATCAGCAGCGGGAAGCAGCCGCCCAGCGGGTTCACTTTCTCCGCTTTATACAGCGCCATCATCTCCTGGCTCATACGCTGCTTGTCGTCGCCCAGACGCTCGCGCATCGCCTGAATCTTCGGCTGCAGCAGGCGCATTTTCGCCATGGAGGTGTACTGCGCTTTGGTCAGCGGGTACATCACGCCACGAACGATAAAGGTGATGGCGATAATCGAGAAGCCCCAGTTGCCAAGGAAGCTGTGGATCCATTTCAGCAGTTTGAACAGCGGCTGAGAGATGAACCACAACCAGCCGTAGTCAACGGTCAGGTCAAGGTGCGGCGCGACCTGCGCCATTTTGTCCTGAATTTCCGGACCCACCCACAGGGTGCTGGCAAGTTTGGCGGTCTGGCCTGGCTGAACCTGAACCGGCTCAGATTTATAACCGATAGCCGCAACGCCATGGCCCAGATCGGCGGTATAGAAGTTGCTGCTTACGTTGCTGGCCGGAACCCACGCGGTCGCGAAGTACTGCTGGAGCATCGCTACCCAGCCGCCTTTGGCGTTCACGTTGAGGTTTTCGTCGTCAGCGATAGTATCGAACTTATACTTCTCATACTTCTCGTCCGGCGTGGAGTAAGCCGCGCCGCGGAAAGTATGCAGAGCAAAGTTGTTGCTGCCGGTGTCGCGATGGCTCGGCAGATCGATGGTTTGCTTCAGCTGGCCGAATGAAGAGACTTCAAGCGGCTGCGTGCCGGCGTTCTTCACGTCGTAACCCACATAGACCGCGTACTGGCCGCGTTTCAGGGCGAACGTTTTGGTGAAGGCGTTGCCTGCCTCGTCAGTGAAGGTCATCGGGATCACCAGCTCATCCTGGCCGTCAGCCAGAACATAGGTGTCACGCTCGGTGTTATACAGCGGGCGACCCTTGTTGTTATTCGGGTTGTCCGGGCCGTTACGACCGGTCAGGCCGCTCTGTGCCTGATAAACGAAGTTTGGCGTCGTTTCCAGCAGCTGGAAAGGTTCGCTGGAGCCCAGATCTTTCGGGTATGCCAGCAGAAGCGCCTGCTCGATGTCGCCACCACGGGTATTGATGGTAAGAGAAAGGACATCGGTCTTAACGGTAATGAGTTTCCCCTGGCCACTGGCCGGTACGCCCTGGCTTGCGGCGCTACCCGCTGCGGTGGTCGTAGTCTGCGTGGTCTGCTGAACCTGGGGTTTTGGAGCTTTATCTTGCTCCCAGGCTTGCCAGATCATGAAAGACACGAACAACAAAGCGATGACAAGAAGATTGCGTTGCGAATCCATCGTTAGTGTTCTCTGGTATCAAA
This DNA window, taken from Cronobacter universalis NCTC 9529, encodes the following:
- a CDS encoding LysR family transcriptional regulator, yielding MDIKVLRNLLKTAQMGSLTCAAEEANLTIQALAAQLNKAEEYFGFKIFNRNNKGVVLTPEGTHLLPYIMNVVKTSEHLRLKAEQLKKSTTTPIRIALNSTFSVDTNKKIINFMIDKLSDYSVIFSTSESPENLVKIAKDETDIAVVLGGNVPPGFYSIKLTGLHIKVIAACSAENAATATTLVQPLAECPYSASFDKFTALHKPLLQETSVIFSGSELITVSLMKSFSSIGIISQELAQSNGLNILPGFEDVLDVHLIMKEPILTEHDLESFYNNVVHLPEIPLTA
- a CDS encoding 2OG-Fe dioxygenase family protein; the protein is MLQLNKSIGDDLRKNKAVNVLGSDFSLTGGFSDFVKFTQSWETMGVDKFYGQADRGTRYRRYSDFDYNPVNKTLTPLGHRAYEQSVEHNKYVGGIERHFDDITTDVLHSPVLRSLVELDFNVYKEVLPPELHNEVWQCQIHQIRIEIKPGCELEITPEGIHCDGYPFSGVHFWGRHNVEGAMSQVFQKDGTLVDSGTYRNILDTTFFLDREMLHYVTTAFNPTEDAMGFRQIIAVSFSRPGTEYDIIK
- a CDS encoding GNAT family N-acetyltransferase gives rise to the protein MISSNKLQLVSSEADKNAAPDGLVISKATLNDACDIVSFLKFFKEVAFCEWQDEEHIRKIVAAENARCYLAKDQNGVLVGAIIGGMLGTRATLNHIAISPIFRNNKIGTVLTKTILNDFYLSGIKRVFLFIEDKNKVAFNFWRAQGFQPTTGETTCELDL
- a CDS encoding AzlC family ABC transporter permease encodes the protein MRTGSLKNLNYAERGDVKESLLNASPIMAGYFVVAFVFGVMCLNAGLPVWFPAAMCLFVYAGTAQFAALALLTSGASLLPIVLSTLLINSRHILMSMYMSKKLGPVGLSGLKKSLYAFGLTDESFAMHSQRLESRIATTASYLLSFNAFCHLSWIAGGFAGAVASEYLAKFISFKLDYALTAMMLFVLVAICNTTGKRIVALVSIATTIGMNFIHISPLNVFVATAVGCGVGVCLKKSSS
- a CDS encoding AzlD domain-containing protein, with translation MSQEIFLLIVIFSMMAVTFAIRLIPLHLSPERTPRFINAVIEYIPAAVISSITIPALCFPQNAGFSLYNASVLAALPVVLTAWFTKNLIVSVVVGVICQVLASHFIFG
- a CDS encoding ABC transporter substrate-binding protein; amino-acid sequence: MKRIACVACLDPKFSVHAHTFLRAVVLARHGQLVKGAQLRLFDDGGSREGALRAAREIAAWGADAVVGHYVSSAADAAAPEYAKRGVPLFLPAATASHLTRNETTWRLCDNDADYVAWLKGQITQAQWQVATPEHDGSLHGISVSEQLAAALPLTPYGATRIFSGRYAASVRYAIRWSHVELPGRLILTDDAGSPALVPDLLAHGIDPDRHEILIAGISPHPAGEIAHFVRQTWQRRWGGEPGAYLWETLAAIQTAAAFPHMPARTVLGPLRFDARRESRPESFRLWQVTRQGFIAYQPMPETI
- a CDS encoding rhodanese-like domain-containing protein, with the protein product MTNLEQLAYYQKKLSFEADSWDLYLALNAGENIVVVDGRSEEAYQREHIPGAINLPHKALCFNNTAELDKSKVYICYCDGIGCNGSTKTAMKLLTLGFQVKELIGGLDWWKRDGYATEGHQGRDGTPVSCGC
- the mnmE gene encoding tRNA uridine-5-carboxymethylaminomethyl(34) synthesis GTPase MnmE, encoding MSHNDTIVAQATPPGRGGVGILRVSGQQARDVAQAVLGKLPKARYADYLPFKDADGTALDQGIALWFPGPNSFTGEDVLELQGHGGPVILDLLLKRILTLPGVRIARPGEFSERAFLNDKLDLAQAEAIADLIDASSEQAARSALNSLQGAFSARVNHLVEALTHLRIFVEAAIDFPDEEIDFLSDGKIEAQLNEVIGDLDAVRAEARQGSLLREGMKVVIAGRPNAGKSSLLNALAGREAAIVTDIAGTTRDVLREHIHIDGMPLHIIDTAGLREASDEVERIGIERAWQEIEQADRVLFMVDGTTTDATDPAQIWPDFIARLPAKLPITVVRNKADVTGEQPGLSEVNGHSLIRLSARTNEGVDVLRNHLKQSMGFDTSMEGGFLARRRHLQALEDAANHLQQGKAQLLGAWAGELLAEELRLAQQALSEITGEFTSDDLLGRIFSSFCIGK
- the yidC gene encoding membrane protein insertase YidC yields the protein MDSQRNLLVIALLFVSFMIWQAWEQDKAPKPQVQQTTQTTTTAAGSAASQGVPASGQGKLITVKTDVLSLTINTRGGDIEQALLLAYPKDLGSSEPFQLLETTPNFVYQAQSGLTGRNGPDNPNNNKGRPLYNTERDTYVLADGQDELVIPMTFTDEAGNAFTKTFALKRGQYAVYVGYDVKNAGTQPLEVSSFGQLKQTIDLPSHRDTGSNNFALHTFRGAAYSTPDEKYEKYKFDTIADDENLNVNAKGGWVAMLQQYFATAWVPASNVSSNFYTADLGHGVAAIGYKSEPVQVQPGQTAKLASTLWVGPEIQDKMAQVAPHLDLTVDYGWLWFISQPLFKLLKWIHSFLGNWGFSIIAITFIVRGVMYPLTKAQYTSMAKMRLLQPKIQAMRERLGDDKQRMSQEMMALYKAEKVNPLGGCFPLLIQMPIFLALYYMLMGSVELRHAPFALWIHDLSAQDPYYILPILMGATMFFIQKMSPTTVTDPMQQKIMTFMPVIFTVFFLWFPSGLVLYYIVSNLVTILQQQLIYRGLEKRGLHSREKKKKA